From the genome of Methanobrevibacter sp.:
CAAGAATTTCCGGCCTTACCCTTAGGACAATCACCCTGTCTGCCCCGTCAAGAAGGTGTGTGACATGGCCTTCAAAAATCAGGAGTTCTTCTGATTCGTTGATGAGTTCACCTACATAGAGTGACAATTTTTCAATGTCTATGATTTCATAACCCTTATCCTCATCAACACCAATAATAAAACCATGACTTCTTGCAAGATCATTGATTTTAATTAAGCGTCCATTTAATTTAGAGGCAATTGTTGTCTTTCCGGTACACGGGGTGCCGGTTATAAAAATAGCAGTCATTTTT
Proteins encoded in this window:
- a CDS encoding adenylate kinase family protein, which codes for MTAIFITGTPCTGKTTIASKLNGRLIKINDLARSHGFIIGVDEDKGYEIIDIEKLSLYVGELINESEELLIFEGHVTHLLDGADRVIVLRVRPEILEKRLEARGYSESKIRENLEAEALGVCSAEAYDRYGEEVHEIDASDLTVDEIVGQVEKIIAGQVTCPVGEIDFMDWLIS